CCCGCCGCCGAGCGCGAGCAGCGCGAAGCCCGCGAACGGGGCCGCGAGGCTCAACGCCAGGAGCGTTTCCACGGCCATCACCCTGGCTCCCCGGCGCGATCGGCGTCCAGCGTGCGCCGCTGATGGTAGAACCTGATGACGAGGGCCAGCCCCACGGAGACTTCGGCCGCGGCGATCGCGAGTATGAACAGGTACAGCACCTGGCCGTCCGCTTGACCCCAGCGCGCGCCGGCGGCGACGAAGGCGATGCCGGCGGCGTTGATCATCACCTCGAGCGACATCAGCACGAACAGCAGGTTGCGCCGCGCGAGCACGCCCGCCAGCCCGAGGCAGAAGAGGACGGCGGCCAGCGCGAGCGCCTGGCCCGGCGAGCCCGGGACGTTCACGGCGTGCCTCCCCGACGGCCCGCCACCGCGCGGCGGCCGACGTGGTAGGCGCCGACGAGCCCGGCGACCAGCAGCAGGGACACCAGCTCGACCGCGACGAGGTACGCGCCGAACAGGGTCGCGCCGACCTGCTTCGGCGCCAGCGCCGCGGGGGCCGCGGCAGGCGCCGGCGCCCCTCCCGCGAGCAGCGCGGCCAGTTCGGCAGCGAGCACCAGGGTCAGCGCCGCCGGCCCGGCCCAGCCGCCGCCGCGGAGCCAGCGCTGCTCCTCGCCGGCCGACCAGTGCGCGAAGTCGAACATCAGGATCACGAAGACGAAGAGCACGATGATGGCGCCCGCGTAGACAAGGGCCTCGAGGGCCGCGGCGAACGGCGCGGCAAGCTGGAGGAAGGCGACCGCCGCGGCGAGCAGGGACACGATCAGATAGAGCAGGGCGTTGACCGCGCTGATCCGCGTGAGCGCCAGCGCGGTGGCGACGATCGCGACCGCCGCCGTCACGTGGAACGGGCTCATCGCGCGCCTCCTCCCGCCTACGGCAGCAGCCCGTGGGGATCGACGGGCGCCGCCTCGTGCTCCGCGTCGCCGGGGGCCTTCCCGGCGGCCGGCGCCCCGGCGACGCCGTAGAAGCGATAGCCGGGCCGCTTGCCGGGTCCGGCGATCAGCAGATCGTCCTTCTCGTAGACCAGTTCGCGGCGGTCGTACTCGCCCATCTCGCAGTCCGGCGTGAGCTGGATGGCCGCCGTCGGGCACGCCTCCTCGCAGAGACCGCAGAAGATGCAGCGCGAGAAGTTGATCCGGAACGAGGACGCGCCGCGCCGCCCGCCGGGGACGTCCGCCGCTTCGATAGCGATGCATCCCACGGGACAGGCGACCGCGCAGAGGAAGCACGCGACGCAGCGCTCGGCTCCGTCCGGATCGCGGGTGAGGACGATCCTCCCGCGCCAGCGCGGCGGCAGCGCGGGGCGGACCTCCGGGTAGAGCACCGTCTCGCGCCGGCGGAAGAGGTGGCCCGCCACCTCGCGGAGGGTCCCGAGGATGCCGCCCATCAGAAGCCCCCTGCAAGGATCACGGCGCCCGTGAGGGTCAGGTTCGCGATCGCGAGCGGCAGCAGCACCTTCCAGCCGAAGGCGATGAGCTGGTCGTAGCGCAGCCGCGGGAGCGAGGCGCGCACCAGCACGAAGAAGCAGATCAGCAGGAACGTCTTGAGCGCGAACCAGACGACCGGCGGCAGCAGCGGCCCGCGCCAGCCGCCGAAGAAGAGCGTCGTCGTCAGCGCGGAGACCAGCGTCACGCCGAGGTACTCGCCGACGAAGAACATTCCGAACTTCATCCCCGAGTACTCGGCGTGGTAGCCGGCCACCAGCTCGCTCTCGGCCTCGGGCAGGTCGAAGGGGATGCGGCGCAGCTCGGCGGCCCCGGCCGTCAGGAACAGCGCGAGCCCCGCCGGCTGCAGCAGGCAGAACCAGACGCGCTCCTGCGCGGCGACGATGTCGGCGAGGCGGAAGGAGCCCGCGAGCATGACCACGCCCATGAGCGAGAGGCCCATGAAGACCTCGTAGCCGAGCATCTGCGCGGCGGCGCGCATCCCGCCGAGGAGTGAGTAGGTGTTGTTCGACGCCCAGCCGGCGAGGACCGCGCCGTAGACGCCGAGCGAGGACATCGCGAGCACGAAGAGCAGGCCGACGTCCAGGTCGGCGACGGCCGCGCCGGGCGCGAAGGGGACGACGGCGAACGAGAGCAGGGCGCAGACCATGGCGATCGCCGGGGCGAGCACGAACGTGCCGCGGTGCGCGAACGGCGGCACCCAGTCCTCCTTGAGGAGGATCTTCACCGTGTCCGCCGCCACCTGCAGCAGGCCGAACGGACCGACGCGGTTGGGTCCGTAGCGGTCCTGGAAGCCGGCCAGCAGCCGGCGCTCCAGCCAGATCAGCCATGCGGCGACGGTGAGCGCGCCGACGAGCACGCCGAACACGAGCAGGGCCGGGCCGAACCCTTCGCTCACGGCGTCGCCTTGCGAATCCGGGCCCAGCCCGGCAGGTCGAGCCAGGGCAGGCCGGGAACGTCCGTCGCAACGCCCGCGACCCCGGCGGGCAGCGAGGCCTCCGCCTGCACCGGCAGACGAACGCGCGCGCCCGCGACCTCGGCCTCGACCTCTTCGCCCTCGGCCAGACCGGCGGCGCGCAGGTCGCCGGGGTTGGCAAGGAGAGCCGGCCGGGGCGCCAGGAGCGCGATCCCCTGGGAGAGAGCGCTCAGCTCGCCCGAGCCGAAGATGTGCGGAAGCGGCACGAGCCGCCATTGCCCGTCGGGCGGGGTGAACGGGTCGGGCGGGGCGAAGGGGGCTGGCGGCTCCGGCCCGGAGGGCGGCTCGATCAGGCGCATCCCCGGGTCGCCGCCGCGCAGCGCGCCTCCCGGGACCTCCTGCTGCGCGATCGCCGCCTGCACCGAATTCCACCCCGGCGTCCACGCCCGGGCGGTGAGCGCGGGCGGTGGCGTCCCGGCGTAGCCCTCCATGCTGAAGGCCAGCGGCGACTCCGGGTCCTCGGGCGGGCGCGGCTCATGCATCTCGTGTTCCGGTCCGAGGGCGGTGCGACCGCTGCTGCGGTGGCCCTCGCGGGGTATCTTGCGACCGAGCCAGCGGACGCCGGCCGGCGGCGCGCACCCGGCCACCCCGCGCATCTCCGGGAACTCCTCCTCGAGCGCGGCACGCAGCTCGTCCCCGGAGCGCCAGGGGACGCCCTCGCCCGAGACGGCCATCATCTGCTCGACCCAGTGACGCGATTCGCGGGCCTCCACTGGCGGCGGCATTGCG
The bacterium genome window above contains:
- a CDS encoding molybdopterin-dependent oxidoreductase, whose product is ALARAGRAPSLAIAVPECDSLGLALLGPRPLDEAFFEAGRGGIDTLVVLENDLFRRADRARVAALLDAVPNVVTIDHTLHGTAAASDLLLPAATFAECTGTFVSGEGRAQRFFAAMPPPVEARESRHWVEQMMAVSGEGVPWRSGDELRAALEEEFPEMRGVAGCAPPAGVRWLGRKIPREGHRSSGRTALGPEHEMHEPRPPEDPESPLAFSMEGYAGTPPPALTARAWTPGWNSVQAAIAQQEVPGGALRGGDPGMRLIEPPSGPEPPAPFAPPDPFTPPDGQWRLVPLPHIFGSGELSALSQGIALLAPRPALLANPGDLRAAGLAEGEEVEAEVAGARVRLPVQAEASLPAGVAGVATDVPGLPWLDLPGWARIRKATP
- the nuoI gene encoding NADH-quinone oxidoreductase subunit NuoI, with product MGGILGTLREVAGHLFRRRETVLYPEVRPALPPRWRGRIVLTRDPDGAERCVACFLCAVACPVGCIAIEAADVPGGRRGASSFRINFSRCIFCGLCEEACPTAAIQLTPDCEMGEYDRRELVYEKDDLLIAGPGKRPGYRFYGVAGAPAAGKAPGDAEHEAAPVDPHGLLP
- a CDS encoding NADH-quinone oxidoreductase subunit J translates to MSPFHVTAAVAIVATALALTRISAVNALLYLIVSLLAAAVAFLQLAAPFAAALEALVYAGAIIVLFVFVILMFDFAHWSAGEEQRWLRGGGWAGPAALTLVLAAELAALLAGGAPAPAAAPAALAPKQVGATLFGAYLVAVELVSLLLVAGLVGAYHVGRRAVAGRRGGTP
- the nuoH gene encoding NADH-quinone oxidoreductase subunit NuoH; protein product: MSEGFGPALLVFGVLVGALTVAAWLIWLERRLLAGFQDRYGPNRVGPFGLLQVAADTVKILLKEDWVPPFAHRGTFVLAPAIAMVCALLSFAVVPFAPGAAVADLDVGLLFVLAMSSLGVYGAVLAGWASNNTYSLLGGMRAAAQMLGYEVFMGLSLMGVVMLAGSFRLADIVAAQERVWFCLLQPAGLALFLTAGAAELRRIPFDLPEAESELVAGYHAEYSGMKFGMFFVGEYLGVTLVSALTTTLFFGGWRGPLLPPVVWFALKTFLLICFFVLVRASLPRLRYDQLIAFGWKVLLPLAIANLTLTGAVILAGGF
- the nuoK gene encoding NADH-quinone oxidoreductase subunit NuoK, translated to MNVPGSPGQALALAAVLFCLGLAGVLARRNLLFVLMSLEVMINAAGIAFVAAGARWGQADGQVLYLFILAIAAAEVSVGLALVIRFYHQRRTLDADRAGEPG